The following proteins come from a genomic window of Candidatus Eremiobacterota bacterium:
- a CDS encoding tetratricopeptide repeat protein, which yields METQKIPQEITTLMEMRRWEDALGAIKKLMEIRKDDSQLLLKKAQILFILNLFAECKALCQLSQGGDNVAGHLVLLDAASENWLYKRDTILSEIRKYAPLTLDDIHRDLATILAVFCDIKEATYYLMTVLKSNDNPHLWFLLASIQRASGRLKDALGCLEKARDYPPAVELKEKVRVEILRSAQKTQKVDTYQDTVVVQEAKAGYTGEDWMVRGLTSTAEKNYVEALKSFGEALKADPKLMVCWYYVGRIQRLLGAEEKAAQCFKRFIEGFPQSSGFYRERLEALEGSGDREQVEDIYHRWIGYFPSDHRSWMAYLKYLLESHDLKGAQLVCSEILENYMKRWFLPINTSQFHVLKGLLELCVGRTSAAMESFRTSLRFEGPQSVALLGMGRCSENIGRLIEAQEFYEKASRQDNTKFIGLYQKIGIHIKKKEFRKALTATDEAVKSTGSSSYFLGRKAEILIEAGDYQGFIDFIAQNGIQESLPVHLALQKVMVLWRAARLDDALAELESLERRYPGNYLVLKNLAVIHLKTTRYLQALEAIYHITDKIKRFEPEFFLMEGAALYHLKRYEDAREVLEGYMNLYPFDYRLWIVLALTEYELGNIEGAGLCFKKGREFSGGTYHTSLNHGIFYSIRGEFEKALKCLDTLRDSGRADVLYYLARTCCHRGLNELEEAHKHILMALRIEPQNITALMFYGILEFEKGTREQSLEVFSKVIVLDGSYADAWYCKGFVALHLNNTALAKECIDRAIELNPSFYDAWIGRAVLNWVINNEEEAKKALKGAKNIKAKDFKEWLQYASTQRDPISTIKIYDRIPIPFYIPELFSLSIEEPMHIFNFERLDGLFKKG from the coding sequence ATGGAGACTCAGAAGATACCGCAGGAAATCACCACTCTGATGGAGATGAGGCGCTGGGAGGATGCTCTTGGGGCCATCAAAAAGCTGATGGAAATCCGCAAGGACGACAGCCAGCTCCTTCTTAAAAAGGCTCAGATCCTTTTTATCCTGAACCTTTTCGCTGAATGTAAAGCACTCTGCCAGCTGAGCCAGGGAGGCGATAACGTGGCAGGCCATCTGGTGCTTCTGGATGCTGCCAGCGAGAACTGGCTCTATAAGAGAGATACCATTCTTTCTGAAATCAGGAAGTATGCCCCTCTGACGCTTGATGATATCCACCGGGATCTGGCTACGATACTGGCCGTGTTCTGTGATATCAAGGAAGCCACCTATTATCTTATGACGGTCCTCAAGAGCAACGACAACCCCCATCTCTGGTTTCTCCTCGCAAGCATTCAGAGGGCTTCGGGGAGGCTGAAGGATGCCCTTGGCTGCCTTGAGAAAGCGAGGGATTACCCGCCTGCCGTCGAGTTAAAGGAGAAGGTGAGGGTGGAAATTCTCCGGAGCGCCCAGAAGACACAGAAAGTCGATACCTACCAGGATACGGTAGTGGTGCAGGAGGCAAAGGCCGGGTACACCGGTGAGGACTGGATGGTCCGCGGGCTTACCAGCACGGCGGAGAAGAACTACGTCGAAGCGCTCAAATCTTTCGGCGAGGCCCTCAAAGCCGATCCCAAGCTGATGGTCTGCTGGTATTACGTGGGCAGGATTCAGCGCCTCCTCGGGGCAGAGGAAAAGGCGGCGCAGTGCTTCAAGAGGTTTATCGAGGGCTTCCCCCAGTCAAGCGGCTTCTACCGTGAAAGGCTTGAGGCCCTTGAGGGATCTGGCGACAGGGAGCAGGTGGAAGACATTTACCACCGCTGGATTGGCTATTTCCCCAGCGATCACCGCTCCTGGATGGCATACCTGAAATATCTCCTTGAATCTCACGATCTCAAGGGAGCCCAGCTTGTCTGCTCTGAGATTCTTGAAAATTACATGAAGAGGTGGTTCCTTCCTATCAACACCTCTCAGTTTCACGTTCTGAAGGGCCTGCTTGAATTGTGCGTGGGAAGGACCTCGGCGGCAATGGAGTCCTTCCGCACCTCGCTCCGTTTTGAGGGCCCTCAGAGCGTTGCCCTCCTGGGCATGGGACGGTGCAGTGAGAACATCGGCCGCCTCATAGAGGCCCAGGAGTTTTATGAAAAAGCTTCCCGCCAGGATAATACCAAATTCATCGGCCTCTATCAGAAGATTGGCATCCATATCAAGAAGAAGGAATTCAGAAAGGCCCTCACTGCAACCGATGAAGCGGTGAAGAGCACGGGAAGCTCCTCGTATTTTCTTGGCAGGAAGGCGGAGATTCTTATTGAAGCCGGTGATTATCAGGGTTTTATCGATTTTATAGCACAGAATGGCATTCAGGAAAGCCTGCCTGTCCATCTTGCCCTTCAGAAAGTGATGGTGCTCTGGAGGGCTGCACGGCTCGATGATGCCCTTGCAGAGCTCGAGAGCCTGGAAAGGAGATACCCCGGAAATTACCTCGTGCTTAAGAATCTTGCCGTGATCCACCTCAAGACCACTCGCTACCTGCAGGCACTGGAGGCCATATACCATATCACTGACAAGATAAAGCGCTTTGAGCCCGAGTTCTTCCTCATGGAGGGAGCCGCTCTCTACCATCTCAAGCGCTACGAGGATGCCCGGGAAGTGCTGGAAGGCTATATGAATCTTTACCCCTTTGATTACCGCCTCTGGATCGTTCTCGCCCTCACGGAATACGAGCTTGGGAACATTGAGGGCGCCGGGCTGTGCTTCAAGAAGGGAAGGGAGTTCTCGGGCGGCACCTATCACACATCCCTTAACCATGGGATTTTTTACTCAATCCGCGGTGAGTTTGAAAAGGCCCTCAAGTGCCTTGATACGCTCCGGGACAGCGGGAGAGCCGATGTACTCTATTATCTGGCAAGGACATGCTGCCACCGGGGGCTCAATGAACTTGAAGAAGCCCACAAGCACATACTTATGGCCCTCAGGATAGAGCCCCAGAACATCACTGCTCTGATGTTTTACGGGATACTGGAATTTGAAAAGGGCACCAGGGAGCAGAGTCTCGAGGTCTTCTCAAAGGTCATCGTACTCGACGGCTCCTATGCAGATGCATGGTACTGCAAGGGCTTTGTAGCCCTTCATCTCAACAATACCGCCCTGGCCAAGGAGTGCATCGACAGGGCAATCGAGCTTAATCCCTCCTTCTATGATGCCTGGATTGGAAGGGCAGTGCTCAACTGGGTAATCAACAACGAGGAAGAGGCGAAGAAGGCCCTCAAGGGAGCAAAAAACATCAAAGCAAAGGACTTCAAAGAATGGCTCCAGTACGCTTCGACGCAGCGGGATCCCATCTCCACCATCAAGATCTATGACAGGATCCCCATTCCTTTTTATATCCCGGAGCTATTCTCCCTCAGTATAGAGGAGCCTATGCATATATTCAATTTTGAAAGGCTTGACGGACTCTTCAAGAAAGGATAG
- a CDS encoding biotin/lipoyl-containing protein, which produces MEQKIDTEVIRQLIEMVEKNDLEELDVRYGNYRVYLKRGSSTAPVAVKVSPEPAAFFPESVAEEEAPVPENFLTVKAPLAGIFYRAPAPGAPPFIEVGSSVEPGHTLCIIEAMKMMNEIVSEVSGEIAAILIENATAVAAEQVLIHIKPS; this is translated from the coding sequence ATGGAGCAGAAGATTGATACGGAAGTGATACGCCAGCTCATCGAGATGGTGGAGAAGAATGACCTGGAAGAGCTTGATGTCCGGTATGGAAATTACCGTGTCTACCTGAAAAGGGGCTCGTCAACGGCGCCGGTGGCGGTAAAGGTCTCTCCGGAGCCTGCGGCTTTCTTCCCTGAGAGCGTCGCGGAAGAGGAGGCCCCGGTGCCTGAGAACTTCTTGACGGTAAAAGCACCCCTGGCCGGAATTTTTTACCGGGCGCCCGCCCCGGGCGCCCCCCCCTTCATTGAGGTGGGGAGCAGCGTGGAGCCGGGCCACACGCTCTGTATCATAGAAGCGATGAAGATGATGAATGAGATCGTGAGCGAGGTAAGCGGCGAGATTGCTGCAATCCTGATAGAAAATGCAACGGCCGTGGCGGCCGAGCAGGTCCTTATTCATATAAAGCCTTCGTAG
- the hisS gene encoding histidine--tRNA ligase has translation MNIKAPRGTFDILPGETPQWHHVEKTAREIAHLHGYMEIRTPVFEHTELFVRGIGEGTDIVQKEMYVFKDKKGRSMTLRPEGTATVVRACLEHNLHAAGFVKLYYIGPFLRYERPQAGRYRQFHQFGIEALGSSAPSLDAEVIEATHQFFSVLGLKDLHVEINSIGCRECRPAYRESLQKFLKGKAEELCDECGRRLEHNPLRILDCKNRQCREISQVAPSIFGFLCQDCRNHFGRLQSSLEAVKLPFTINPLIVRGLDYYTKTVFEVISQDLGAQDALCGGGRYDHLAEELGGKALPAVGVAIGLERTLSIMNKLKLPFPPVKPLAVYLVALGEDADLPVQKLMVELRRKGFLAERDYQGRSLKSQMKDAHGKNARCVLILGSDELKTRSITFKDMVSGEQQAVPLPAVVEFIEKRLE, from the coding sequence ATGAACATTAAAGCACCCCGTGGAACCTTTGATATACTTCCCGGGGAGACTCCCCAGTGGCACCACGTGGAGAAAACGGCGCGGGAAATTGCTCACCTGCACGGCTACATGGAAATAAGGACGCCGGTCTTTGAGCATACAGAGCTTTTTGTGCGGGGAATCGGCGAGGGCACCGATATCGTCCAGAAGGAGATGTATGTCTTCAAGGACAAGAAGGGGAGGAGTATGACCCTCCGTCCCGAAGGCACCGCTACAGTGGTCAGGGCCTGTCTTGAGCATAACCTTCATGCCGCCGGCTTTGTGAAGCTTTATTACATAGGCCCCTTCCTGCGGTATGAGCGCCCCCAGGCAGGAAGATACCGGCAGTTCCACCAGTTCGGCATAGAGGCTCTCGGCTCGTCGGCGCCTTCCCTCGACGCGGAGGTCATTGAGGCCACGCACCAGTTTTTCAGCGTCCTTGGCCTCAAGGACCTCCATGTAGAGATAAATTCTATAGGCTGCAGGGAATGCAGGCCGGCATACCGCGAATCGCTGCAGAAATTTCTCAAGGGAAAAGCCGAGGAGCTCTGCGATGAGTGCGGGCGCCGCCTGGAGCACAACCCCCTGAGAATCCTTGACTGCAAAAACAGGCAGTGCCGTGAAATATCGCAGGTGGCTCCCTCAATCTTCGGCTTTCTCTGCCAGGACTGCAGGAACCACTTCGGGAGGCTCCAGTCCTCTCTTGAGGCGGTAAAGCTTCCTTTTACCATAAATCCCCTCATAGTCCGTGGGCTCGATTACTATACCAAGACGGTCTTTGAAGTGATTTCGCAGGATCTGGGAGCCCAGGATGCCCTCTGCGGGGGAGGACGTTATGACCATCTCGCCGAGGAGCTGGGAGGGAAGGCTCTGCCTGCTGTGGGCGTGGCCATAGGGCTTGAGAGAACCCTGAGCATCATGAACAAGCTGAAGCTGCCCTTTCCCCCTGTAAAGCCCCTGGCTGTATACCTTGTGGCGCTGGGCGAGGATGCGGACCTCCCTGTTCAGAAGCTTATGGTGGAGCTTAGAAGGAAGGGATTTCTCGCTGAGAGGGATTACCAGGGAAGAAGCCTGAAGAGCCAGATGAAGGACGCCCATGGGAAAAATGCCCGGTGTGTGCTGATCCTTGGCTCTGACGAGCTGAAGACTCGTTCGATAACGTTCAAGGACATGGTAAGCGGGGAGCAGCAGGCCGTGCCGCTCCCCGCAGTCGTGGAGTTTATTGAGAAACGATTGGAGTGA
- a CDS encoding DUF4912 domain-containing protein: MLHEESRDPESEQGNDALFPLDPIIDAIPSLEELGASDLEEAEEGTVPPAALLKPAQDDLAEEPSSEDKKPEEEREPLQSAGKIGMDINEDSDEDSDEEDDEESKDDRNRDEGLNGDSDGDSAKESEEIPGGHGKVPQRAAPSRNNDLPESYNEDILVFLVRDPFMAFAYWDLSLQRKELIYQLPELEVPQGQLFLKVYKGLNRAELLRDPQIHAELPITGLTRSCYFAIDEGFDAYCGAIEFVPFFDEPLTIARSNTITPPKASMSGELDEEWKAIERIYKRFYQLVKREQTQDQQIKEMITKEELEEIELLQDLDREEKIEKVMLETVSAEQEEKGSLQKEVYEASALREPLAWEEVPAEREAQKELDALESLESLSEREIESHIERIAAETGIAKETLVAIRERRHERTEKRAQILRRLVALYIQKQTPSGGIYGPIFPHGAPPPLPDEKP; the protein is encoded by the coding sequence ATGCTTCACGAAGAGAGCCGGGATCCTGAGAGCGAACAAGGAAACGATGCTCTTTTCCCTTTGGATCCTATTATTGACGCTATCCCGTCACTTGAGGAGCTCGGTGCTTCCGACTTGGAAGAGGCTGAGGAAGGTACTGTCCCTCCCGCCGCTTTGTTGAAGCCTGCTCAAGATGATCTGGCCGAGGAACCTTCTTCAGAAGATAAAAAGCCTGAAGAAGAGAGAGAACCGCTCCAAAGTGCCGGGAAGATCGGCATGGACATCAACGAGGACAGCGACGAGGACAGCGACGAAGAGGATGACGAGGAGAGCAAAGACGACAGGAACCGCGACGAAGGCCTGAACGGGGACTCCGATGGCGATTCTGCCAAGGAAAGCGAAGAAATCCCCGGCGGCCATGGAAAGGTCCCGCAACGGGCAGCTCCCTCAAGAAATAATGATCTCCCTGAATCCTATAACGAAGATATCCTGGTATTTCTCGTGCGCGATCCCTTCATGGCCTTTGCTTACTGGGACCTGAGCCTCCAGAGAAAGGAGCTGATTTATCAGCTCCCCGAGCTTGAAGTGCCCCAGGGACAGCTTTTCCTTAAAGTATACAAGGGCCTCAACAGGGCCGAGCTTCTCCGCGATCCCCAGATCCACGCCGAGCTCCCCATCACCGGCCTGACCCGCTCCTGTTACTTCGCCATTGATGAAGGGTTCGACGCTTACTGCGGCGCCATTGAATTTGTCCCCTTCTTTGACGAGCCATTGACAATTGCCCGCTCAAACACCATAACGCCTCCCAAGGCCTCGATGTCTGGAGAGCTCGATGAGGAATGGAAGGCAATCGAGAGGATATACAAGCGCTTCTATCAGCTTGTGAAGAGAGAGCAGACCCAGGACCAGCAGATCAAAGAGATGATCACCAAGGAGGAGCTTGAGGAGATTGAGCTGCTCCAGGATCTTGACAGGGAAGAGAAGATCGAGAAGGTGATGTTAGAGACCGTTTCCGCCGAGCAGGAAGAAAAAGGCTCCCTCCAGAAAGAAGTGTATGAAGCTTCTGCCCTCAGGGAGCCCCTGGCCTGGGAGGAAGTGCCTGCTGAAAGGGAGGCACAGAAAGAGCTTGATGCCCTTGAGAGCCTTGAAAGCCTCAGCGAGAGAGAGATTGAAAGCCATATTGAAAGAATAGCGGCTGAGACCGGCATTGCCAAGGAGACGCTTGTCGCGATAAGAGAGCGCCGCCACGAAAGGACCGAGAAAAGGGCTCAGATTCTAAGGCGTCTTGTGGCACTCTACATACAGAAGCAGACCCCTTCCGGAGGCATCTATGGCCCGATATTTCCCCATGGGGCTCCCCCCCCTCTCCCTGATGAAAAGCCCTGA
- a CDS encoding alginate lyase family protein produces MFKKILSGYFSRLSEGRILLEDLFRKRSARKGIPRLSDGELFSYLKLDDDDLKAIKDAYRERDFSLAKKELVAYLRKRNYPRFFFSYGDSEKLRKVLKEFSHSYRHTTEAADRVCSHVITVPTGLTGTFGTFIDWFSDFNGKSWSYCHVSDLGKKLQDRHVQKMYDLGYLPTTLEFNKHHHLVDLGRAYFLTHDEKYAQEFIIELEDWIEKNPPNWGVNWLDPLMVAQRVISWLFALGLFLPSPHLSGDAFCTVLKSLFFHGTYLVEQCSDKTLKPAKLIGVASALYFLASLFPEFESLRSWKDRALKVLEHEAQAQFSSDGIHRERSLGLQCLLTEFLMLPLLLDRLNSQRTSSIIRSHVELSLEFLMYTIQPGGRSLIFGETPITRVWHFGGTAHEDYKNLLCLGAVLFERGDMKSIAGEFYEDVLWFFHTEGYRTYDNVLSRPPEESSRAFPEGGYLTFRDSWEKDSTFCFFYGNPRKKFANLDKGMEGLPLHRDVLSFALSVRGEPFIIETGSYRGKKKFSTYFSRSQAHNVIVIDGKEQSLSRTFKGSKKSLQLVKTKWAFKEDCAYVMSGNAGFDDLKSLVVHRREMLYLRDKRWFLIKDTLEGADEFLVELNFHFAPELEIILRGDYGCFIRGRKDFVRLNPYFPGDFSCSLNRGKLEPLSGWYAKDCTRVEPCYRLEYYARLRLPSEIFTWVSWARGEFRIPHRDELAELFHAVGDLKDVKETELLLEALEKER; encoded by the coding sequence ATGTTCAAAAAGATACTCTCAGGATATTTCTCGCGCCTTTCGGAAGGAAGGATTCTCCTTGAAGATCTCTTCAGAAAAAGAAGCGCCCGGAAAGGCATTCCGCGCCTTTCTGACGGAGAGCTTTTCTCCTATCTGAAGCTTGACGACGACGATCTCAAGGCCATCAAGGATGCCTATCGCGAGAGGGATTTTTCGCTGGCAAAAAAAGAGCTCGTGGCCTATCTGAGGAAGAGAAACTATCCCCGATTTTTCTTCTCTTACGGCGACAGCGAGAAGCTCCGGAAAGTGCTCAAGGAGTTCAGCCACTCTTACCGCCATACCACTGAGGCTGCCGACAGGGTATGCTCCCATGTGATTACCGTGCCCACAGGCCTTACCGGCACTTTTGGCACCTTCATTGACTGGTTTTCCGATTTCAACGGCAAGAGCTGGAGCTACTGCCATGTTTCGGACCTTGGCAAGAAGCTCCAGGACCGGCACGTGCAGAAAATGTACGACCTCGGGTATCTGCCCACAACGCTCGAGTTTAACAAGCACCATCATCTTGTGGACCTGGGGAGGGCTTACTTTCTCACCCATGATGAGAAATATGCCCAGGAGTTCATCATCGAGCTCGAGGACTGGATAGAGAAAAATCCTCCCAACTGGGGTGTCAACTGGCTTGATCCCCTCATGGTGGCTCAAAGGGTCATCTCCTGGCTTTTCGCTCTGGGTCTTTTCCTCCCATCACCCCACCTGTCGGGCGATGCCTTCTGCACCGTGCTGAAAAGCCTTTTTTTCCACGGGACTTATCTCGTGGAGCAATGCTCTGATAAGACCCTCAAGCCGGCCAAGCTCATCGGCGTGGCCTCAGCCCTTTACTTCCTCGCATCGCTCTTCCCGGAGTTTGAATCGCTCAGGTCCTGGAAGGATAGGGCTCTCAAGGTTCTTGAGCATGAAGCCCAGGCCCAGTTCAGCTCTGACGGCATCCACAGGGAGCGCTCCCTGGGGCTCCAGTGCCTCCTCACTGAGTTTCTGATGCTCCCTCTTCTGCTTGACAGGCTCAACAGCCAGCGCACCTCATCCATCATCAGGAGCCACGTGGAGCTCTCCCTGGAGTTCCTCATGTACACCATTCAGCCAGGGGGAAGGTCCCTTATCTTCGGGGAGACGCCTATTACAAGGGTATGGCACTTTGGAGGCACCGCCCATGAGGACTATAAGAACCTGCTCTGCCTCGGGGCCGTGCTCTTCGAGCGCGGCGATATGAAATCCATTGCCGGCGAATTCTACGAGGATGTGCTCTGGTTTTTCCATACCGAGGGCTACCGGACCTATGACAATGTCCTCAGCCGCCCCCCCGAGGAGTCCTCCCGGGCTTTTCCCGAGGGAGGGTATCTCACGTTCAGGGATTCATGGGAAAAGGACTCGACGTTCTGTTTCTTCTACGGAAATCCCAGGAAGAAATTTGCCAACCTGGACAAGGGCATGGAAGGCCTCCCCCTCCACAGGGATGTCCTCAGTTTCGCCCTTTCCGTGAGGGGAGAGCCCTTTATCATTGAGACAGGCTCTTACAGGGGAAAGAAGAAGTTCAGCACCTACTTCAGCCGCTCGCAGGCTCACAATGTGATAGTGATTGACGGCAAGGAGCAGTCCCTTTCGAGGACTTTCAAGGGGAGCAAGAAGTCTCTTCAGCTCGTCAAGACCAAGTGGGCCTTCAAGGAGGACTGCGCCTACGTGATGTCGGGGAACGCTGGATTTGACGATTTGAAGAGCCTGGTGGTGCACAGGCGAGAAATGCTCTACCTCAGGGACAAGAGGTGGTTTCTTATCAAAGACACACTGGAAGGTGCCGACGAGTTTCTCGTGGAGCTCAATTTCCATTTCGCTCCCGAGCTTGAGATAATCCTACGGGGTGACTATGGCTGCTTCATAAGGGGGAGGAAGGACTTCGTGAGGCTCAACCCTTATTTCCCCGGTGATTTTTCCTGCAGCCTCAACAGGGGCAAGCTCGAGCCCCTGTCGGGATGGTATGCCAAGGACTGCACCAGGGTCGAGCCCTGTTACCGTCTTGAGTACTACGCCCGCCTGAGGCTCCCCTCAGAGATATTCACGTGGGTGAGCTGGGCCCGCGGCGAGTTCAGGATCCCCCACCGCGATGAGCTCGCCGAGCTTTTTCACGCTGTCGGCGATCTCAAGGATGTGAAGGAGACGGAGCTGCTCCTGGAAGCGCTTGAAAAGGAGCGGTAG
- a CDS encoding radical SAM protein — MKIVLIDARDTAYYPPVIAMPLGLCSLAAFLQHHIPECQIVIKEGYQSSADDDADLVGISTVSLFYPQALSIAKNLKLTRPALPVVLGGIHITALPHTLDDAFDIGVIGEGEETFLELVRLFQGTGALPADELGLVKGIAFHHGGKVIITDPRPLIRPLDIIPPPKRDLLEETNRFILQQTSRGCPFRCSFCALVGFNRTYRTFSPGYVVSELEENTRGKSFTELSLVDDLFSADIKRLEAIARMVKERGLHRKMSLGATIRADLVREETLEILKSLHVAKVYIGLESGSDTTLGYLKKSTVTVAQNQRALDLCYGAGILVDGSFIIGAPYEEREDFKATYEFIYHNYKAGKLATVRVAPLTPYPGSAVWEYAASRGLVGEDMDWGALEMSLGSFDPSRFIYLNEKIPRVEFVKFVEIFEDLTSSINRRFLRQIGIEEKYATLDRGRVQRYMEKHS, encoded by the coding sequence TTGAAAATAGTCCTCATCGACGCCAGAGACACCGCTTACTATCCCCCTGTCATCGCCATGCCCCTGGGGCTCTGCTCTCTCGCTGCCTTTCTTCAGCACCACATCCCTGAATGCCAGATAGTGATTAAAGAAGGTTATCAAAGCTCCGCCGATGACGACGCCGACCTCGTGGGAATCTCAACAGTAAGCCTCTTCTATCCCCAGGCACTTTCCATCGCGAAGAACCTGAAGCTCACAAGGCCTGCACTTCCCGTCGTGCTCGGGGGAATTCATATAACGGCCCTCCCTCATACCCTCGACGATGCTTTTGATATCGGGGTGATCGGCGAAGGCGAGGAGACCTTTCTCGAGCTTGTGAGGCTGTTCCAGGGGACCGGAGCCCTGCCCGCCGATGAACTGGGTCTGGTGAAAGGTATTGCCTTTCACCACGGTGGTAAAGTCATTATCACTGATCCGCGGCCTCTTATAAGGCCCCTCGATATTATCCCCCCGCCAAAGAGAGACCTCCTTGAAGAAACAAACCGCTTCATATTGCAGCAAACCTCAAGGGGATGCCCCTTCAGATGCTCCTTCTGTGCCCTCGTGGGATTCAACAGGACATACAGGACCTTCTCACCTGGCTACGTGGTCTCAGAGCTGGAGGAAAATACCAGGGGGAAGAGCTTTACGGAGCTCTCCCTCGTGGACGACCTCTTCTCGGCCGATATAAAAAGGCTTGAAGCAATAGCCCGCATGGTGAAGGAAAGGGGGCTCCACCGGAAAATGTCGCTTGGCGCCACCATACGAGCCGACCTGGTGAGGGAAGAGACGCTTGAGATCCTGAAAAGCCTCCATGTGGCAAAAGTCTATATCGGCCTCGAATCAGGGTCCGACACCACTCTCGGCTACCTCAAGAAGAGCACTGTCACCGTGGCCCAGAACCAGCGGGCCCTTGATCTCTGCTACGGCGCCGGGATTCTCGTGGACGGCTCCTTTATCATCGGCGCCCCTTATGAAGAAAGAGAGGATTTCAAGGCAACCTATGAATTCATCTACCATAACTATAAAGCAGGAAAACTGGCCACGGTGCGCGTTGCGCCCCTTACCCCCTATCCGGGCTCTGCCGTCTGGGAATATGCAGCATCTAGAGGACTGGTGGGAGAAGATATGGACTGGGGTGCCCTGGAAATGTCCCTCGGCAGCTTTGACCCTTCAAGGTTTATCTACCTCAATGAGAAAATACCCCGCGTGGAATTCGTGAAATTCGTGGAAATATTCGAGGATCTCACCTCTTCCATCAACAGGCGCTTCCTCCGGCAGATCGGAATTGAGGAAAAATACGCAACACTTGACAGAGGGAGAGTGCAGCGCTATATGGAGAAACACTCCTGA
- a CDS encoding Gfo/Idh/MocA family oxidoreductase: protein MKKVAVVGSGKWGTNLARNFLSLGALEVICEISAERARELQKLFPGVPICDNVDSILSKSTIEGVVVATPPFHHYEVAVKALRAGKHLFVEKPMTIDPGESEKLIEEAGTRAKVLMVGHILLYHPAYAALDEVVKRGDLGEICSLHAQRIGFGRARKEEDALFSLAPHDISVMISLFNEQPCALSCVGMSYLNSGIADMAHLHLMFSGQKFGHIHVSWLSPEKVRQHTVVGTRKMAKVDEVSGPKGTLTVFDRHIDGVTLAHHNGSAVTIEIPDKEPLLEECRHFLEAMEHGSTPRSDGHQGLTVVKILNLAKESMERRGEWIAL, encoded by the coding sequence TTGAAGAAAGTAGCAGTGGTAGGAAGCGGGAAATGGGGCACCAATCTTGCAAGAAATTTTCTTTCCCTTGGGGCCCTGGAGGTAATATGTGAAATAAGCGCCGAACGTGCCCGCGAGCTCCAGAAACTTTTTCCCGGCGTTCCCATCTGCGACAATGTGGATTCCATACTCTCGAAGAGCACCATAGAGGGAGTGGTGGTGGCCACGCCGCCCTTTCATCATTATGAAGTGGCGGTGAAAGCCCTCAGGGCTGGCAAGCATCTTTTTGTGGAAAAACCCATGACCATCGATCCCGGGGAGTCTGAGAAGCTTATCGAAGAGGCAGGGACAAGGGCGAAGGTCCTCATGGTGGGGCACATTCTCCTCTACCATCCCGCCTACGCCGCTCTTGACGAGGTGGTGAAGCGGGGCGACCTCGGTGAAATCTGCTCTCTCCATGCCCAGCGGATCGGGTTTGGCAGGGCAAGGAAAGAGGAGGATGCCCTTTTCAGCCTCGCCCCCCACGATATCTCTGTGATGATATCCCTTTTCAATGAGCAGCCCTGCGCCCTCAGCTGCGTGGGGATGAGCTATCTCAACAGCGGCATCGCCGACATGGCTCATCTCCATCTCATGTTCTCCGGGCAGAAATTCGGCCATATCCATGTAAGCTGGCTCTCACCCGAGAAGGTCCGCCAGCATACTGTCGTGGGAACCCGGAAAATGGCGAAAGTTGATGAAGTAAGCGGGCCCAAGGGGACCCTTACGGTCTTCGACAGGCACATTGACGGCGTAACGCTTGCCCATCACAACGGGAGCGCCGTGACAATCGAAATTCCCGATAAAGAGCCTCTTCTTGAGGAGTGCAGGCATTTTCTCGAGGCAATGGAGCATGGGAGCACCCCCCGAAGTGACGGCCATCAGGGGCTCACTGTAGTTAAGATTCTCAATCTGGCAAAAGAATCCATGGAAAGACGTGGGGAGTGGATCGCGCTGTAA